CATGCGTGCGCCGCGGCGCTGTCGGCGGCAAGCCAGGCAGCGCACCGCGGTGGAATCGACATAGCCCTTGGCTTCTTCATACCACCACTTCTGCTGCGCGGCGGTCCAGACTTCCTGGCTTGCGCAATCGCGGCAGGTGAAAGGAAGATCGACGTAGTAGCCGCGCCTCGCGAACTCGGGCTCGCCGTAGCTGTTGCAAGGCGCCAGCCGCTGCCGGTCGACCGGCAGCGGCCGCAGGGCCGCGATGGTACCGGGGCCAGCGTCGCCCGGGCGGCCAGGGCGGCCTGCGCACGCCGGTCCCGGCGTCGCGCCATGATGGCGGCACGCTTTTGCTTTCCACTGCACATCGTGTGCCCCCGTCTGGTTCAGGCAACCCGAGATCACCGGTGGTGCCGGCTTGTGCCCGGCCTCTCGCGTTGTGTTGTCGATGCCACCTCTAGTGCAACGGGCGTGCCAGCCCGGCACCGCCTCCCTGCCGAACCGGAATCAATCCATTGATTCAAAAGGAAAAATGACTTTTCCCGAGCCGGAACTCCGGAGGCATCGATCCGTTATTTCGCCCAATTTTCCGATCCTGTAAGATCGCCACTTATCTATTTTTATAGCCACACTCATGCAAAAAACCGTGGCCATCGGCTTTGTCGGCACCGTGCTGGACTATGCCGGCAAGGGCACCCAGCGCTGGGAGCGCTGGCGCCCGTCCGTCGGGCTGTGTCAGCAGGAAGACCTGGTCATCCACCGGCTGGAATTGCTGCACGACGCGCGCAGCCGTGGCCTGTTCGAGCACCTGCGGGACGACATCGCCGCCGTCTCGCCGGAAACCGAGGTGCGCAGCGTCGAGATCGCGCTGCGCGATCCCTGGGATTTCGAGGAGGTCTACGGCATGCTGCACGACTTCGCCCGGGGCTACGCATTCGACACCGACGCCGAGGACTACCTGATCCACATCACCACGGGCACCCACGTCGCGCAGATCTGCTGGTTCCTGCTGGCCGAGGCGCGCTATCTGCCGGCCCGGCTGGTGCAGACCTCGCCGCCGCGCAAGAAGGCGCCGGGCAACATCGCGGGCAGCTATGCCCTGATCGATCTAGACCTGTCCCGCTACGACAGGATCGCCACGCGCTTCGCGCGCGAGCGCGAAGACACGGTGTCGCGGCTGAAGTCCGGCATTGCCACGCGCAACCCGGCGTTCAACCGCATGATCGAGCAGATCGAGCGCGTGGCATCGCGGTCGCGCTCGCCGATGCTGCTGTTCGGCCCGACCGGCGCCGGCAAGTCGTTCCTGGCGCGGCGCGTGTACGAGATGAAGAAGGCGCGCCACCAGCTGAGCGGCCGCTTTGTGGAGGTGAACTGCGCCACGCTGCGCGGCGACAGCGCGATGTCGGCGCTGTTCGGCCACGTCAAGGGCGCCTTCACCGGTGCGCAGACCGACCGCGCCGGGCTGCTACGCAGCGCGGACGGCGGCCTGCTGTTCCTGGATGAGATCGGGGAGCTCGGGCTGGACGAGCAGGCCATGCTGCTCAAGGCCATCGAAGAGAAGCGCTTCCTGCCGTTCGGCAGCGACCGCGAGGCGCAGAGCGATTTCCAGCTGATCGCGGGCACGGTGCGCGACCTGCGGCAATGGGTGTCCGAGGGACGCTTTCGCGAAGACCTGTTCGCGCGCATCAACCTGTGGACCTTCGATCTGCCCGGCCTGGCCCAGCGCCCGGAAGACATCGAGCCCAACCTCGATTACGAACTGGTCCGCTTTGCCCGCGAGCACGGCGAGCAGGTGCGCTTCCATACCGAGGCGCGGCGCGCTTACCTGCGGTTTGTCGCCTCGCCCCAGGCGCGCTGGAGCGGCAACTTCCGCGAGCTGTCGGCGTCGGTCACGCGCCTGGCCACGCTGGCCGAAGGCGGCCGCATCACCGAGGCCGGCGTGGAGGCGGAAATCGGCCGGCTGCGGCACGCCTGGTCCGGCGCCGAGGCGCCCGCCGGCGACGACACCCTCGCCGGGCTGCTGGGTGACGGCGCGGCCGCGCTCGATCGGTTCGACCGGATGCAGCTGGAGAGCGTCGTCCGGATCTGCCGGGAATCGGCATCGCTGTCGGATGCGGGGCGGCGGCTGTTCGATGTGTCGCGGCTGGAGAAAGCCAAGGTCAACGATGCGGACCGGCTGCGCAAGTACCTCGCCCGGTTCGGCCTGGACTGGCAGCAGGTGCGCGGCCAGGCGGCGAACTAGCGGCGCTGGCGCCGGCCTCGCCCGGTCGTCCGGCGGGCGCCGCGCTCACGGCGCCGGCATCGCGTGGAGATCGGCGCTGCAACCCGCGTGTCCGTCGTCGTGGTGATGGGGATAGAGCGCGCCGGGCACATTGCAGGCCGCCAGCCCGTCGGCTGCCAGCCATGCGGCGGTGGCCGCGGCGGCGCGATCGATCAGTTCGCCGCAGCGGGTGTAGTCGTAGGGCGAGACCTCGAGCGGGCACAGCGGCGGCACCACCGAGATGGGAATCGTCCCCGCCCAGTGCTCCAGGTCCTGCGCCAGCTGCCGCGCCACCAGCAGTGACAGCGCGTTGAGTGCATGCTCGATGGCGCTGCGCGGTTCGCGCCGGTCGGCGCAGGCAAACCCGGCGGGCAGCACCACCACGCGCGTCGCGCCCAGGCGAATGGCCGTCGAGATCGGGGTGTTGTTGGCGACCCCGCCGTCGATCAGCAGGCGGCCATCGACGCGCACCGGCGGAAACACGCCCGGAATCGCCGCGCTGGCCAGCACGGCCTGCACGATGCTGCCGGTGGACAGCACCACTTCGGCGCCGGTCTGCATATCGGTCGCGACCACGTGCAGCGGCAGCGGCGCCGCTTCCAGCCGCGCCTGTGCAAAATGCCGGTTCAGCAGCCGCTGCAGCCCGCCCGCATCGACCAGGTGCGTGCTGCGCCGGCCGAGCATGCCCAGCATCACGCGCCACGACCATGGCATCACCTCGGCACGCCGCACGCCGCGCCACAGCGCTTCGAGCCGCGCGGCGCCGTCCATATGCGGATGGCAGGCAAAGAACGCCGCATTGATGGCCCCCGCCGACGCGCCGACCACCATGTCGGGCATCACGCCGCTGGCCACCAGCTCGCGCAGCATGCCCGCCTCGATGGCGCCCAGGCTGCCGCCGCCGGCAAAGACGAAGGCCGTTCGTTCCGCTCGATCCATGGAGATGATGCGCCGCAGTACGCGCGATGCAGGATTGGCTCGAATTAGAGTACATCCCGCCGCCCACAACAGCCAGAAATCCGCCGCCGGCCCCGGTGCCAGCGCCTATGCTGGCATCAGCAACGCCATCCCACGCGCGCAAGGAGACCGCCATGCACGCCGAGCCCACGCCCGACTGGCGCGAACACGGAGTCCAGGTCATTCCGGGTTCGCAGCTCGACCTGAACACGCCGCAGACGCCCGGCATGACGCGTGCCGCGGCCATCACCCACGCGCGCACGGGCGCCAGCAAGCTGTGGGCGGGCGCGGTCACCATCGACGCCAATGCCAAGACAGGCGCCCACCATCACGGCGAACTGGAAAGCGTCATCTACGTGGTCAGCGGCCGGGCCCGCATGCGCTGGGGCAACCACCTGGAGTTCACCGCCGAAGCCGGGCCCGGCGACTTCATCTACGTGCCGCCCTTCGTGCCGCATCAAGAGATCAACGCGAGCCCGACCGAGACCCTCAGTTGCGTGATCGTGCGCAGCGGGCAGGAGCCCGTGGTCGTCAACCTGGACATCACGCCGGCCGAGCCGCCGCAGACGGTGTACTGGGTCGACCCCATCCATCCGCATCCGTGAGGCGGCACGGGCGCCCCGGCTCCGGCGCACGTCTCATAGGGTCGGCAGTTGCTCGAAGCGGTCGAAGCGCGGAAACGGCGCCGGCACCTCGATGACCTCCATGCCCTCGACCAGCGCGGCAGGCATGCCTTCGTCCAGCCACGCGCACATGGCCTCGAGCTGCAGCGGCGAGCCCTGCAGCATCGCCTCCACCGACGCGTCCATCCGGTTGCGGATCCAGCCGGTGACGCCCAGCGCCCGGGCGCGGCGCACGCAGGCCTCCCGATAGCCGATCCCCTGCACGCGGCCACGCACGCGCACCAGCCGGGTGACGAGCGCGGCGGCATCGGAAGCGGTACCCATGTCTGCGGTCATGCCGACACGATACGCCGCGATCGTCGGCGGGTGCCGCATATCCGCCGTCACCAAAACAATTGGGGGAACCGCATACCGGCTCCCCCAATGTCAGCGTCAGCGGCTTCCGATCGCCGGACCCGCCCGGTCGCGCCTCACGCGGCGCGGCACATCATGCCGGCTCCGGCAGCCGGGCACCGCTGCGCGCGGCGCGCCGCTCCTGGATGGCCTTCTGGCGGCTGTTCGCGGCGAGACTTTTCGAGGTGACCGTCTGATAGGTCAGCGTCACCGTCGCGCCTGGATTCGGGAAGGTCGTGTCGATGCCGCTCGGCGACGGCTGGCCGTTGACCGCGAGCTCCCAGTAGTGATCCGCATCGGCGTCGAAGGTGTTGATGCTTTCCAGCTCGTAGCCGAGATAGCCGGGATACTGCGCGCTCTGGCTGTATCCGTAGTATTCGAGCGTGTAGCTGAACGGGTCCGGCTGGCTGGCGCTCTGCGCGTTCACGAACGCCAGTTGCAGCAGCTGCTGGACGTTGATCTCGAACGCGAATCCGACCTGGTAGCTGAACAGCTGGTTGTTGCTGTCGTCGTATGCCGCGATGGTGATGGTGCTCATATCGTATCCCCCCTGCGTGTCCGGTCCGGACGGTCGAACGGTTGATGAGACGAGCCCCGGCCGTTTCAAGGGCCGCGCGCGCCCAGCCCTGGCCGCGACCGACACTGAGGTGTCCCAGACACGGACGGGGCTCATGGCGGAAGCCTTTTCGAGGCTAGGTGATGGGGGATGGGGCCGCAAATCCGAGGCGACCGGCAGCGTCAGACGTCCTTGCTCAGGCCTTGAGGCCGGGGCGCGCCGACGTCCCGGCGCGGCATCGCCGCCGCGAGCCGCTCGCCATCGACGATCGTTGCCCGGCTTGGGTCGCGGTTCTAGAGGCGGCCGGCGCGCCGCAGGCAGCGCGTCAGCACGACCGCCGGATGCGCAAGGAACACGCGGGTGGTATTGCGGGCAAGCGGCCCATTGGCACCCAGTCTCAGGACTCGGGTCATCGTTGTTTCCGGCAGCGGCCGGCGGCCCGGGCTCATGGGTCGATGAAACGCAGATGCGCGTCGGACAGGCGAGGTTGCCCAACCGGCGCGTTGGCCAGCGCGGCGTCGATCTCGCTCAGGTCGGCCGCATCCAGGCACACGTCGGCCGCCCCGAGGTTTTCCGCCAGGCGGGCCGCGCTGCGCGTGCCGGGAATCGGCACGATCCACGGCTTCTGCGCGAGCAGCCAGGCCAGTGCGATCTGCGCGAGCGTGGCGCCTTTGCGGTCAGCGATCGTCCGGATCCCGGCGAGCAACGCCTGGTTGGCCTGCATGGCCTCGGGCGTGAACCGGGGAAACGTGCTGCGCAGGTCGGTCGCGTCGAAGGCCGTGTCCGCGCGCACCTTGCCGGTCAGATAGCCCTGGCCGAGCGGGCTCCAGGGCACGAAGCCGATGCCCAGCGCCTCGCAGGTCTGCAGCACGCCGCCCTCGGGATCGCGCGTCCACAGCGAATACTCCGTCTGCAGCACGCTCACCGGATGCACCGCGTGGGCGCGGCGGATGGTGCGCGGACCCGCCTCCGACAAGCCGAAATGCCTGACCTTGCCTTCGGCCATCAGCCCGCCGCCGCTGGGGCCACGGGCATCGGCCGGCGCGCCGGCACGAGCAGGACGGCGGCCAGCGCACCGCCGCTCCCGCATGCCGCAATCACCAGCCCCATGGGGACGGGCGTGCCGTTGGCCAGCGCGCCGACCAGGGCCGAGCCGAGGATGCCGGTGCCGTACTGCGTGGCGCCGACCAGCGCGGAGACCGAGCCGGCAAACTGCGGGAAGGTGCCCAGGGCACCGGTCATCGCGTTGGCCACGATGAAGCCGGTGGTGGAGACGAACACGAAAAGCGGAATCACCAGGCCCATCAACCCGCCCCAGCCCATGCGGGCAGCCAGCGCGACAGCCGCGCCGGCCAGCGCGGCGGCAACAGCGCCGGCACGCATCAGGCGGTCGCCGCCGAAACGCCCGACGAGGTTCGCGTTGAGCAGGTTGGTGGCCATGATGCCCACGATCCCGAGCCCGAACAGCAGCCCATAGTGCTGGGCCGGGACGTGGTAGTCATCGATGTACGCGAACGGCGTTCCGGCGACATAGGCGTACATCCCGCCATAAAAGAAGCCGCCGACGCCGAGGTAGCCCAGCAACCGCGGATGCCGGAGCAGCACGCCGTAGCGCGCGAGCGTGCGATGCAGCGGCGCATCGTTGCGGCGGTGGGCCGGCAGGGTCTCGGGCAGCGTGCCGACCGCCGCCAGCGTGGCCAACCCCACGATCACCAGCGTCCAGAAAATCGCGCGCCACGACCACAGCTTCAGGATCAGGCCGCCGGCGCTCGGCCCCACCAGCGGCGCGATCGCCATCACCGTCATCAGCGTGGACATCATGCGCGCGGCACGCTCGCCCTCGTACAGATCGCGCACCATGGCGCGCGCCAGCACTACGCTGGCGCAAGCACCCGCGGCCTGCACCGCCCGCCATGCGATGAGGGCCGGGGCACTGGCGGCCAGCGCACAGCCGGCCGAGCCGCCGATGAACAGCAGCAGGCCCAGCGCAATCGGCAGCCGCCGGCCGATGCGGTCACCGATTGTGCCCCACAGCAGCTGCCCCAGGCTGAAGCCGACCAGATAGCCCGAGATGGTCCATTCGAGCGCACCGGCGCTCGCACCGAGGGTGGCCTGCATGGCCGGCATCGCCGGCAGGTACAGGTCGGTGGAGATGGAGGCGAAGGCCATCAGCAGGCTCAGGACGGCCAGCATCCAGAGACTGCGGTCTTGCGGGGGCGAGGCGGTGGGCTGCATGGCGTCCAGGGAGCGCGGGATGGCTCGGACTGTATGCGCCGCGCTGTCAACTGAATAGCCCAGCCTGGCTTTCTCCAGTGACAAGCCACAATTGATAATCCGGCATCGACGGACGCGCGCCATGCGAATCCACAAGCCGTGCACATCGGGCCGAAAAAAAACCGTCGGCAACGCCCCCTCATCGCAAGAGGCCATCCCGCAGTGCCCGATCATCAACTTGGGCTTGATGATGTTTCAAGCCCCGCGGCCCTAGGCCCACCTGCCGTCGCCGCCTAACATGACCGGATTGGCCAGCACCGCCGGCGCAGCGATCGGCCCACGCGTCCAAGGCCTGGCGCCGTGGCTGCCTTGCGCACATGATCGTTGGCCTCAACCGGCCGGACAGGAGAACCCATGAAGGATGTTGTCGTAGTGATCGGATCCGGCGCCATCGGCCAGGCGATCGCGAGGCGTGTGAGTACGGGCAAGCATGTGCTGCTCGCCGATCTGCGCGAAGAGAACGCAAACGCGGCCGCCAGGACGCTCAGCGACGCGGGTTTTGAAGTGAGCACCGCCTGTGTCGATGTTGCGCTGCGCGAGTCCGTACAGGCGTTGGCCGACACGGCCCAGGCCATCGGTCCCGTCACCGGCGTGATCCATGCCGCAGGGGTGTCGCCGACGCAGGCCTCCCCCGCCACCATCCTGAAGGTCGACCTCTATGGCACCGCGCTGGTGCTGGAAGCGTTCGGCAACGTGATTGCCCGCGGCGGCGCCGGCATCGTCATCGCCTCGCAATCCGGACACCGCCTGCCCGCGCTGACGCCGGAACAGGACAAGGCCCTGGCCCTGACACCGACCGACGCCCTGCTCGCGCTCCCCATGCTCCAGCCCGACCAGGTGACGGACCCGCTGCACGCCTACCAGCTTTCCAAGCGCGGGAACGCACTGCGGGTCATGGCCGAGGCCGTGCGCTGGGGCAAGCGCGGCGCGCGGGTCAACACCATCAGCCCCGGCATCATCATCACGCCGCTGGCGAACGACGAACTCTCCGGCCCGCGCGGCGCGGGATACCGCCGGATGATCGAACTGTGCGCCGCCGGACGCGCCGGCACCCCCGACGAGATCGGCAACCTCGGCGCACTGCTGATGGGGCCGGATGGGACGTTCATTACCGGCAGCGACTTCCTCATTGATGGGGGGGTGACTGCGGCTTATTGGTATGGGGAGTTGGGGGCGGGGTGATTGGGCGGTATCACGCATGACGTCCTGGCTCAGCTCGGGTATCGGCAGTTGGCTGAAGATTCGCGACTGCCCGACTCAGAACTCGAGAAGGTGCTGTCGAAGCGCATCCACCGCCGCAAAGTCATGATCCGGCTGCCATACGAGATGCGTTTTGACCTCGGCATACCTGGGTGGCAGAGGGAGCAGCTGTAGCTGAGGCTCCGCATGCACGGCCTTCAGCACGGATCTTGGCATGATGCCAATGCCCGTTCCGGCGGCCACGCAGGCCACAATCGCGTGATATGACGCCAGCTCCAGGATCCGGGCAGGCGCAATGCCGTTGCTTGCCAGCCATTCCTCAAAGATGCGCCGGTACGAGCAGCCCGCCGAGAAGGCGACCACGGTGCAACGCTGCAGATGATCGTGGCTCAAGACATGGGTGGCGGTCAGTGGCGCAATCAGCACCAACACCTCATCGAACGCCTCCTGCGTTGCCAGCCCAGGAGCATGGAACGGCTCAGAGATGAGCGCCGCGTCAACCTCGTATCGCTGAACCATGTCGAGCAGCTTCGCTGATGAGCCTGTCACCAGCTCGATGAGCACGTCAGGGTAGCGCCGGTGAAATTGAGACAGCACGGGCGGCAATCGAGCGGCAGCGGTGCTTTCCAGCGTGCCCAGCTTCAATGTCCCTTGCGGGGCACGAACCAGCATGGCGGATTCCGCTTCTGCCGAGAGGCGGAGAAGCCTTTCGGCGTAGCCCCGCAGCCGTTCCCCGTCTGCGGAGAGCGTCAGCCGATTCCCGTGCCTCAGAAACAGCTTCACG
The sequence above is a segment of the Ralstonia nicotianae genome. Coding sequences within it:
- a CDS encoding zinc-ribbon domain-containing protein, with protein sequence MQWKAKACRHHGATPGPACAGRPGRPGDAGPGTIAALRPLPVDRQRLAPCNSYGEPEFARRGYYVDLPFTCRDCASQEVWTAAQQKWWYEEAKGYVDSTAVRCLACRRQRRGARMNNNKDNSIKAS
- the rtcR gene encoding RNA repair transcriptional activator RtcR, encoding MQKTVAIGFVGTVLDYAGKGTQRWERWRPSVGLCQQEDLVIHRLELLHDARSRGLFEHLRDDIAAVSPETEVRSVEIALRDPWDFEEVYGMLHDFARGYAFDTDAEDYLIHITTGTHVAQICWFLLAEARYLPARLVQTSPPRKKAPGNIAGSYALIDLDLSRYDRIATRFAREREDTVSRLKSGIATRNPAFNRMIEQIERVASRSRSPMLLFGPTGAGKSFLARRVYEMKKARHQLSGRFVEVNCATLRGDSAMSALFGHVKGAFTGAQTDRAGLLRSADGGLLFLDEIGELGLDEQAMLLKAIEEKRFLPFGSDREAQSDFQLIAGTVRDLRQWVSEGRFREDLFARINLWTFDLPGLAQRPEDIEPNLDYELVRFAREHGEQVRFHTEARRAYLRFVASPQARWSGNFRELSASVTRLATLAEGGRITEAGVEAEIGRLRHAWSGAEAPAGDDTLAGLLGDGAAALDRFDRMQLESVVRICRESASLSDAGRRLFDVSRLEKAKVNDADRLRKYLARFGLDWQQVRGQAAN
- a CDS encoding patatin-like phospholipase family protein gives rise to the protein MDRAERTAFVFAGGGSLGAIEAGMLRELVASGVMPDMVVGASAGAINAAFFACHPHMDGAARLEALWRGVRRAEVMPWSWRVMLGMLGRRSTHLVDAGGLQRLLNRHFAQARLEAAPLPLHVVATDMQTGAEVVLSTGSIVQAVLASAAIPGVFPPVRVDGRLLIDGGVANNTPISTAIRLGATRVVVLPAGFACADRREPRSAIEHALNALSLLVARQLAQDLEHWAGTIPISVVPPLCPLEVSPYDYTRCGELIDRAAAATAAWLAADGLAACNVPGALYPHHHDDGHAGCSADLHAMPAP
- a CDS encoding cupin domain-containing protein; this encodes MHAEPTPDWREHGVQVIPGSQLDLNTPQTPGMTRAAAITHARTGASKLWAGAVTIDANAKTGAHHHGELESVIYVVSGRARMRWGNHLEFTAEAGPGDFIYVPPFVPHQEINASPTETLSCVIVRSGQEPVVVNLDITPAEPPQTVYWVDPIHPHP
- a CDS encoding acylphosphatase, with the translated sequence MRHPPTIAAYRVGMTADMGTASDAAALVTRLVRVRGRVQGIGYREACVRRARALGVTGWIRNRMDASVEAMLQGSPLQLEAMCAWLDEGMPAALVEGMEVIEVPAPFPRFDRFEQLPTL
- a CDS encoding DUF4430 domain-containing protein; its protein translation is MSTITIAAYDDSNNQLFSYQVGFAFEINVQQLLQLAFVNAQSASQPDPFSYTLEYYGYSQSAQYPGYLGYELESINTFDADADHYWELAVNGQPSPSGIDTTFPNPGATVTLTYQTVTSKSLAANSRQKAIQERRAARSGARLPEPA
- a CDS encoding multidrug effflux MFS transporter, whose amino-acid sequence is MLAVLSLLMAFASISTDLYLPAMPAMQATLGASAGALEWTISGYLVGFSLGQLLWGTIGDRIGRRLPIALGLLLFIGGSAGCALAASAPALIAWRAVQAAGACASVVLARAMVRDLYEGERAARMMSTLMTVMAIAPLVGPSAGGLILKLWSWRAIFWTLVIVGLATLAAVGTLPETLPAHRRNDAPLHRTLARYGVLLRHPRLLGYLGVGGFFYGGMYAYVAGTPFAYIDDYHVPAQHYGLLFGLGIVGIMATNLLNANLVGRFGGDRLMRAGAVAAALAGAAVALAARMGWGGLMGLVIPLFVFVSTTGFIVANAMTGALGTFPQFAGSVSALVGATQYGTGILGSALVGALANGTPVPMGLVIAACGSGGALAAVLLVPARRPMPVAPAAAG
- a CDS encoding SDR family oxidoreductase, with product MKDVVVVIGSGAIGQAIARRVSTGKHVLLADLREENANAAARTLSDAGFEVSTACVDVALRESVQALADTAQAIGPVTGVIHAAGVSPTQASPATILKVDLYGTALVLEAFGNVIARGGAGIVIASQSGHRLPALTPEQDKALALTPTDALLALPMLQPDQVTDPLHAYQLSKRGNALRVMAEAVRWGKRGARVNTISPGIIITPLANDELSGPRGAGYRRMIELCAAGRAGTPDEIGNLGALLMGPDGTFITGSDFLIDGGVTAAYWYGELGAG
- a CDS encoding LysR family transcriptional regulator → MRKLDLESLLFFKSVADLGSITQAARQLNRVQSNVTTRVKNLEERLGVKLFLRHGNRLTLSADGERLRGYAERLLRLSAEAESAMLVRAPQGTLKLGTLESTAAARLPPVLSQFHRRYPDVLIELVTGSSAKLLDMVQRYEVDAALISEPFHAPGLATQEAFDEVLVLIAPLTATHVLSHDHLQRCTVVAFSAGCSYRRIFEEWLASNGIAPARILELASYHAIVACVAAGTGIGIMPRSVLKAVHAEPQLQLLPLPPRYAEVKTHLVWQPDHDFAAVDALRQHLLEF